The following proteins come from a genomic window of Shewanella halifaxensis HAW-EB4:
- the rlmF gene encoding 23S rRNA (adenine(1618)-N(6))-methyltransferase RlmF yields MSHKTKPSTQERKAGKPSAPKRKVISKSPNSKLKTIVKGQKNTAVKAQTSKPLHPRNVHNKGYDFPALIAAFAALKSFVKPNPYGNLSIDFADPQAVKMLNAALLKLHYDVEHWDIPAGFLCPPIPGRADYIHYVADLLAVKKSSKKRVPKGPRVKVLDIGTGANVIYPLLGIQSYGWSFVGSDVDPLSIANAQQVFASNPAIAARFNSRLQTNAKHVFHGVIEPNERFDITLCNPPFHASLAEASEGTARKLKNLAANRAKSSEAKPLRSTKPVVTKTETPLNFGGQKAELWCEGGELQFLQTMISESHEFASQCLWFTTLVSKKENLKPAKALLAKVKAEEVKEMEMHQGNKITRVLAWTFLKPEQRELWAQYRDVEN; encoded by the coding sequence ATGAGTCATAAAACTAAACCTTCTACTCAAGAGCGCAAGGCTGGCAAGCCTTCAGCACCTAAACGAAAAGTGATCTCTAAATCGCCAAATTCTAAGCTTAAGACCATCGTTAAGGGGCAGAAAAATACGGCCGTTAAGGCACAAACGTCTAAGCCTCTGCACCCGCGAAATGTGCATAATAAGGGTTACGACTTTCCTGCTTTGATCGCTGCCTTTGCCGCGCTAAAATCTTTTGTTAAGCCTAATCCCTACGGTAATCTATCAATAGACTTTGCCGACCCACAAGCGGTTAAAATGCTAAATGCGGCTCTGTTGAAACTGCATTATGATGTTGAACACTGGGATATTCCCGCTGGATTTTTATGTCCACCTATTCCCGGCCGTGCCGATTACATTCACTACGTCGCAGATCTACTCGCAGTTAAAAAATCCAGCAAAAAGCGAGTACCTAAAGGGCCGAGAGTTAAGGTGTTAGATATTGGTACTGGTGCCAATGTGATCTACCCGCTGCTCGGAATTCAGTCTTATGGTTGGAGCTTTGTAGGTAGTGATGTAGACCCACTCTCTATTGCAAATGCCCAGCAGGTGTTTGCCAGTAATCCAGCGATCGCAGCGAGGTTCAACTCTCGACTACAAACTAATGCTAAACATGTATTCCATGGAGTGATTGAGCCAAACGAACGCTTCGATATAACCTTGTGCAACCCACCATTTCACGCTTCATTAGCAGAAGCGAGTGAGGGCACAGCGCGTAAGCTTAAAAACCTTGCGGCAAATAGAGCTAAATCATCAGAGGCTAAGCCGTTACGTAGTACAAAGCCTGTTGTGACTAAAACTGAAACGCCCCTTAACTTTGGCGGTCAGAAAGCCGAGTTATGGTGTGAGGGAGGCGAGCTGCAGTTTTTGCAAACTATGATCAGTGAGAGTCATGAGTTTGCTAGCCAGTGCTTATGGTTCACCACGCTAGTGTCTAAAAAGGAAAACCTTAAGCCTGCAAAAGCCTTGTTAGCTAAGGTAAAGGCGGAAGAGGTGAAAGAGATGGAGATGCACCAAGGTAATAAGATCACCCGAGTGTTAGCTTGGACCTTCCTTAAGCCTGAACAAAGAGAATTGTGGGCACAATATCGAGATGTGGAAAATTAA
- a CDS encoding helix-turn-helix transcriptional regulator, producing MTEPTDLIYMSAKQVSEYLDLNEKKVYSMANDRILPATKITGKWLFPKILIDRWVMDSCHSGMLSDRMHITGSDDPLLSMLVARMMSQVGKSELISYSSTGSRLGLDLLSRGYADVCTLHWGSVEERSVRHPALLQGYANHQQWVMVHGYTRKQGLMMRPDMHHRCQELDKVSQQSWRWVARQAGAGSQQHLEQWLMKQGASFEELNSSIVAQSERELAGYIARNNADIGFGCQSVALESGLSFVPLVTESFDFVMPQGIYFRRQLQRLFNLLAEPQTQQLAATLGGYDLTDCGKLLWNGQ from the coding sequence ATGACTGAGCCGACTGACCTGATCTATATGAGTGCCAAACAGGTATCTGAGTACCTAGATCTCAATGAGAAGAAAGTCTACTCAATGGCCAACGATCGGATTCTACCCGCGACTAAAATCACTGGTAAGTGGCTGTTTCCAAAAATTTTGATCGACAGATGGGTAATGGACTCCTGTCACAGCGGTATGCTGTCTGACCGTATGCACATCACAGGTAGTGATGACCCTCTGCTATCGATGCTTGTGGCAAGAATGATGTCGCAGGTAGGTAAAAGTGAACTGATCAGCTACAGTTCTACAGGTTCACGCTTAGGTCTAGACTTACTATCCCGAGGTTACGCCGATGTGTGCACTCTGCACTGGGGCAGTGTCGAGGAGCGTAGTGTACGTCACCCTGCATTACTACAGGGTTATGCCAACCATCAGCAGTGGGTTATGGTGCACGGCTATACCCGCAAGCAAGGTTTGATGATGCGTCCAGATATGCATCACCGCTGCCAGGAGCTGGACAAAGTGTCTCAACAGTCTTGGCGTTGGGTTGCTCGTCAGGCTGGTGCGGGTAGCCAACAACACCTTGAGCAGTGGTTAATGAAGCAAGGTGCTTCATTTGAAGAGCTGAACTCGAGTATTGTAGCTCAAAGTGAACGTGAGCTAGCGGGCTATATTGCTCGCAACAATGCCGATATAGGCTTTGGTTGTCAGTCGGTAGCACTTGAGAGCGGCTTAAGCTTTGTACCGTTAGTCACTGAATCATTTGATTTTGTCATGCCTCAAGGGATCTATTTTAGACGCCAGCTACAAAGACTGTTCAACTTATTAGCTGAGCCACAAACGCAACAACTTGCAGCGACCCTAGGCGGTTATGATTTAACAGATTGTGGGAAGTTGCTCTGGAATGGTCAGTAA
- a CDS encoding formate dehydrogenase accessory sulfurtransferase FdhD, producing MTAYKSNPTLIKTNTDVPLTIAVTAINENGEKVDKFIACERPLTVYLNWQPIVTLMTLGARAEALSLGYLKNQGFISDINKLESVIVDWDVNSAAIITNEKIENLDEKLSEKTVTTGCGQGTVYGDFMTGLDDIVLPTPQLKQSMIYSLLKNISAYNETYKNAGAVHGCGLCKDDQIVGFVEDVGRHNAVDTLAGEMWLNQDSGNDKLFYTTGRLTSEMVIKVAKMGIPVVLSRSGATQMGLELAQKLGITMIARAKGRHFLIYNGAENVEFDALS from the coding sequence ATGACAGCATACAAAAGCAATCCAACGTTAATTAAAACCAACACCGACGTCCCTCTCACGATTGCGGTAACCGCCATTAATGAGAATGGCGAAAAAGTGGATAAGTTCATTGCATGCGAGCGCCCCCTCACCGTCTATTTAAACTGGCAGCCGATCGTGACCTTAATGACACTCGGCGCACGCGCGGAAGCGTTGTCATTGGGCTATCTTAAAAACCAAGGGTTTATCTCCGATATCAACAAGCTTGAGTCCGTTATTGTCGATTGGGACGTAAACTCGGCTGCCATTATTACCAATGAAAAAATTGAAAATTTAGATGAAAAGTTATCAGAAAAAACCGTTACCACTGGCTGTGGTCAAGGCACGGTTTACGGCGACTTTATGACCGGCCTCGATGATATTGTTCTACCGACGCCGCAGTTGAAGCAGAGCATGATCTACAGCCTGCTAAAAAATATCAGTGCCTATAATGAAACCTACAAAAATGCAGGTGCAGTGCATGGTTGCGGCTTGTGTAAAGATGATCAAATTGTTGGTTTTGTTGAAGATGTTGGCCGTCACAACGCTGTTGATACCCTAGCTGGTGAGATGTGGCTAAATCAGGACTCAGGTAACGATAAGCTATTTTATACCACGGGTCGCTTAACCTCAGAGATGGTGATTAAGGTCGCTAAGATGGGGATCCCGGTGGTGTTATCACGCAGCGGCGCAACCCAGATGGGGCTTGAGCTGGCACAAAAGTTAGGGATTACCATGATTGCTCGTGCTAAAGGTCGTCACTTCTTAATTTATAACGGTGCAGAGAACGTTGAATTTGATGCACTTTCTTAA